AACTCCCAAAGAAGGAGTTGATGTTCCCCATCTGCCGGGGCCAATTAAAACCACAGGATTTTTATCTCTATCTGAGATATTCTTATTTATCTGGCCGATATAACGAGCCAGGAGAAATTTTTCTTTTTCGGCCAACTCATAATACAGGGAGGGATCCACATAAATAATTTTGGATATTTTCTGGGCAATATTACCGCCCATAAAACTTCCTTTTGTTTCAAAGAGGATCTTGTTCTGGTCAATATTTGAAGGAATAGTAATTTTTTTCCCCGCGCCCCTTACCTGCAGTGGCCTGCATTGTAAAAGGTTAATATTGAATTTTCCGTCATCTAGAAAATTTGCCGTAAATTCAATATCAACGGGATACTGATACATATCTTCCAAATTTTTAAGCATCCTGGACATAATTTTACCAAAGTCAGTTTCGGAAAACAGCCCGTCAAAGTTCATATTCCATGCGTTTTCACCTTTTATTTTTAATTCGCGCATTTTTTCCTTAGTTATTAAATCCTCTGAACCAAATAGCTTATTTTTGCATTCAGGAAGATATTCCAGAATTTTAGCTACGGATACGGTTTCAATATTATTTGAATCAATATTAAGCACATCCATTTTATGCTGAGAAAAACGCATAAGATAATCCGAATCATGGTAAGGCCTTGTTAAAGGGTCATCAAGAGCAACAACCCTGGGATAATCGTCTTCAACTCTATTAACGGCTCTGGTCCCAAGCCCGAAAACTATCCTTAACATGCCGGCTTTCGGGTCCATTTTTTCTTTCCAGGCAAAAGTATTGTATGAAATCCCTACACCTGCGGCATCGGGAAAAAAATAATTTTTATGATAAGTGCCTGAAACCCTTTGAACTAAAAGCGCCATCTGCTCGTCAGTGGTGTCCAAACCTCTCTGCAAACGATAGCTTAACGCATCTTCGTTCATTGTGCTTGCAAATATTTGTTTAATAAATTCTTCTAGTTTTGCATATCTTTCTTCTGTTATCCCCTGATTTACCGAAAAAATACTTTCATATTTTCCGGCAAATGCATTGCCAAAACTGTCTTCCAGCAAACTGCTGGAGCGGACTATTATTGGTGATTGTCCGAAATATTCTATCATGAGCATTAACTGTTCTCTTATTTCTTCCGGCATTTTACCGTTAAGTAAGGCCTCTTTTAATTTATTTGCCTCTTTGAAATACCCTTCCTTTGTTTTCTGCGCCATTCTTAGTTTCCATAAGCCGTTTTGGACTATGTAAGTATAATAAACATCTGAGCCAATATAAAAAGAATCGTGTGGTTCAAGTAAGTTGTTCCAGTCATAAGATATATCTTTAGCAAGAATTTTTCTTGAGAGAAGCATGCCAACGGCTTTACCGCCTATAAAACCCGTTCCGATCATTCTAGATTTAATATCAAGAAAATCTTGAAGGTTAAAGTTCTTTTGAGCCAGATCAAGTATTCTTTTTTCGCGGGCCAGCATCACTTTTGAGATCTTTTCAATAATTTCCAATTTCTTTTCATTTGAAGCGTTTCTTTCAATTCCTTCCGCTTTTAAGAAAAGACGGTCCCAATAATCCAGATTTCTTTCAGAATTTTCAGAAAATTTA
The sequence above is a segment of the Endomicrobiales bacterium genome. Coding sequences within it:
- a CDS encoding PEP/pyruvate-binding domain-containing protein — its product is MKSLAKQTTGINGLDEVINNLRLGDNVVCQIDKLSNYRYLVREFAKDAISKEKRVIYMRFASHEALFNNSDGVFTYNLDAKEGFETFSTKVHEIIKKEGIGVFYVFDCLSDLLLYWAADLMLGNFFVITCPYLFELDTIAYFAIMRDEHSFKTVARIRETTQLLLDVYSIDSTLCIHPLKVWNRYSSSMFLPHIKEKEKFIPITSSTDAARLFSYAATKFSENSERNLDYWDRLFLKAEGIERNASNEKKLEIIEKISKVMLAREKRILDLAQKNFNLQDFLDIKSRMIGTGFIGGKAVGMLLSRKILAKDISYDWNNLLEPHDSFYIGSDVYYTYIVQNGLWKLRMAQKTKEGYFKEANKLKEALLNGKMPEEIREQLMLMIEYFGQSPIIVRSSSLLEDSFGNAFAGKYESIFSVNQGITEERYAKLEEFIKQIFASTMNEDALSYRLQRGLDTTDEQMALLVQRVSGTYHKNYFFPDAAGVGISYNTFAWKEKMDPKAGMLRIVFGLGTRAVNRVEDDYPRVVALDDPLTRPYHDSDYLMRFSQHKMDVLNIDSNNIETVSVAKILEYLPECKNKLFGSEDLITKEKMRELKIKGENAWNMNFDGLFSETDFGKIMSRMLKNLEDMYQYPVDIEFTANFLDDGKFNINLLQCRPLQVRGAGKKITIPSNIDQNKILFETKGSFMGGNIAQKISKIIYVDPSLYYELAEKEKFLLARYIGQINKNISDRDKNPVVLIGPGRWGTSTPSLGVPVSFSEINNISVLVEIDYESGNIQPELSFGTHFFQDLVETDISYAAVFSGAKKGFFNTKFFEQFNNSVDSLIKEENLAKNAIYVYDTSSKNIQILSDILTQKMICFSS